GTGAAGTTGGTGAGTCGAATGGATGGCTTCTCCTTCGTAAGACGCATTTTATAAGGGAAATTGAAcaccagaaaagaaaaagagttgtCTAAATCCAACTTCAAAATATTTGACTGTTTGTACAACTTTCATGTACTTCTCGTTTCTCCACGTCCTAGATCTCTCCAAATGTCAGATAAAAGCAAAACTGCTTCTTGTTACTTGTCATTTTATATGggtttttctctttattttattcaGTTGCGTCTCCTTCAACAATCTTGCGTACTAGTCCTAGTCCTGAcccttcattttgtttttggttttggttgCTTCAAATTCTAGTTTCAGTCACCAAACACTGATTTACAAACTCTCTGGAGAAGTTGCTTGAACATTCCAAAAAGCTTGGCCATGTATCgttggtatttttttgtttctccaAGTTATTGAGTGGGCATTGCTTTTCTATCAGATTTGAACATTTTACATACCAcagaaatttcttttaagggtTTTATTGATAGGGTTGTTATATCGTAAGTCGAAATGCAATTTCTTGGAATTGGGTTATTTTAGTTGAAGGGAAAGCATCTTCATAAAAGTTAGGctttttaattttgaagtaattttttttagaaagctATTTTGAAGTAAATTTGATTGAACGGTTTTCCGTTATTTTCGTGGACCAAATCGTTTTCTACTCGGTGGCCAAATGTTCCAGTTTTGGTGTTCCTGAACTTGTATTTAAGGTTTCAGTGGCATTTTTCTTAGGTATTCGCATCTTGGGGTGGTCGGGATTTCGGTTTTTTAGATCTGAGGGAAAGTGACAACGAGAGATTAGGAATCTAAATGTGTAATTGGGTTTTGCTTCGAGTCATGAGAACATTGGTGTGGGGCGAAGTTCAGATGCTCAACTTTTAAAAGCCATTTTTTGTGTACGGAGTGTTGCAGTTTTAGCTTGGAAGTCGTTTGGAGTGTTCAGAAATTCTTATTGTGAGGAGGAAGATTAGCATTTTCGCCTGTTCTTGAAAAATGGGGCATTCTGCAGCGATCTGGGATTATAGGGCAGCAGTCGAAATTACAAAGGACTGGAATGGGATCGATCAGGCTGTGCTTGGGAATCCTCAAGGAGCTTCTGCACGGGTAAGAACCTCTTCGTTTACTAATTTGCAAATCTATACATAATAGACAAACTCATTCTCTTTGGCATATTAGCTTTTGAATAATTGTGGGAAAGTGCTGGTGTAGAGATTTTGAGTGATTTTTCTGTTGATATAGGTAAGCTTGCATGGAGGACAGGTAACTTCTTGGAGGAATGAGCATGGGGAAGAACTCCTATTCACAAGTAGTAAGGTGGGGTTATGTAATCCTATCTTCTTTTATCATGTGGTCCTCGAATTCTTTGATCTTATTGTTATCCCATGATTCTTGTTTGCCTCGTGGCTTAACTGATCTTTGGACCTATAAATGAAGTAAGTATTGTTGggtttcaattaaaaaaataatatgatgtgCTTATTTGGTACGACTAATATTATTCTAGATTTTTGTCAAAACATATGCTAATGtagaacaataaatattatatttcttttggtAATTTATGTAACTGACTGAGCAGGTATATATTTGATAGTGCTTTTAGATTGAAATAGGTAAGTTTAACCATATCTATAGCATATATAGTTTTCTAAGCAAGATTCTATTTTCGTTAAGCCACATAATTAATTCATCGTTAGATGATCGTAAATTTGGTCATTTAAGCTTAAAATAATTGGAAAGTTTATGTCAATAAATATTCGATGTTTCATTTTTCGTTCTTGTGtacttttccttctttcctatatatctaatttattacaattagTAATCAAAGAAGACAGCCTTCAAAGTTTTTCACAATAagattataaatagaataacaaCTATTGAAAGTTCGTGTCAATAAATATTCTACGTACCATTTTCTTCCTTATGTAACACTTTGTCTTCTTTCctatatatctaatttatttacaattaggAATTGACATTCAAAGAATTTCACAAtcagatataaaaataattaacaattaacaATTCTCCATGAGCGGACGCTCAACTAGTTTATTCTAAATGcctaaaagaaagagaatggtcagatttttctaattaaatgtTTGCATTTTTGAGTAATGGAGCCAACTATCCAATGGCCTATTGGCTGAGTGGCACTACCCCAGGTCCTTAGGGACCTCAGAATCAATGGTTGGTGGTTCTTGAACCCTCGACTACTCGGGCtgtttttccttaaaaatttcctataaaaaaaaaataaaaggtaatGGTGGCAACTATAGACATAATTAAATGTCCGTTGTTCAAGAGACATTTGGATGGTGCTTACCTAGGACCATTGGAAGATTCTGAtacattgaaatttttttttttgaccaaGCAACTTCTTGTTATACCTGAATAGTTCACCTTGTCTTTTTGATGGTTGATGAAATACAGTTGTAAGACTGATTTCATTTTTGGCTTTTACATTTGATTACATTTGCTGCTACACAGAGATGTCATGGACATAGACACTCCGCCAACTTTATATaactaatataaataattatattttgtttcaatcaaacaaagaaattttacCTGCTAGATATACAAAGATAATTAATTTCTGTATACTATAAAAATGCAGGCCATTTTTAAGCCCCCAAAAGCTATGCGGGGCGGAATACCCATTTGCTTCCCCCAGGTACTTATTATATTTGTCTACAAGCTTGACCTTAAAGTCCTCTTTACGAATGCATCtcattttaatctttttgtaGTTTGGAAGCTGCGGATCACTAGAACAACATGGATTTGCAAGGAACAAGATTTGGATGGTTGATGATAATCCTCCACCTTTGCACCCAAATGATTCCCAAGGGAAAGCCTTCATTGACCTACTACTTAAACCATCGGAAGATGACCTAAAGTTCTGGCCCCATAGGTATGTGCTTGACTCTGCTTTAATAATGGAAATTGCTACAACCcatgggtagcccaagtggtaagagcaaacttgtgtgcatgagccccgTGTCAAAGGTTCGATTCCCCCTGGGATCAAAttgcgatttaagtgggaggccatggctgtgggttgctgtgctagtcttcccgggggtttaggttccataggtgagtcctaagggctttGCCGGGGGGTGGTTCCCtcgtcttaaaaaaataatgaaaattgcTAGTGGTAATATTTACTAAGTTAAGTTTACACCATCAATTTTGTTGAGGATAGAAAATAGAATAGATTAAATACGAGGTCTTTTTTGGTGTGCATGATTATGGACTTGATTTTTACTGAAGCTGAGAGGCACTACTAGTTAGCCTGAAAAGAAATGGTAGATAAAATATTAGCAAAAATTGAGAGGAAACCtcaagttttgaaatttttgtcaTTGTTAAAATGTGGAGATTGGTTTAAAAGAGAACTACTACAGATACAAAGactacacaaaagtaaacccacaaactgatgtgactttatgacatccgttagatctattttacaataaatataactttacaatctgatgcaCCATATcaagccacgtcagtttgtgggtttacttttgtataatctttttgtggctaaagtatttctcggTTTAAAATTGTAATCGTCTTTTGATTGCATGGCTGATGAGTTCCTGGGATTTCTTTGTCTATCCTGGGGGTGGTAATAGGGTCAACAGATTTACACTCACATCTTTTGCAGAGCACATGACAGCATAGGCTGACTATATTTATCTGTTGTATCAGGGGATGATGTGATGCAAactgaatattattattttttttctattcctttCCAGCTTTGAGTTTCGTCTTAGGGTGTCTCTAGCAACAAATGGAGATCTGATGCTGATATCACGGATTAGAAATGTCAATGGAAAGCCGTTTAGTTTCTCGTTTGCCTATCATACATACTTGTCAGTTTCTGACATAAGGTATTGAGTATTTaccttttcaacttttcaattacaaaataaaaatgaaaaagaaaatgaaaagcatgCTTTCCATTTTACGTATAGTGTAAATTACAATTGGGCTGAATGACTTTGCTTCTCCAGATTGTgtctatctttttttcttttggtcgGATTGTGACTATCTACTAGTAAAGGCAATACAAATTTTCTGCTTCTGTAGTATGGATATCTTTGTTTTGGATGTGTAACATGCACTCATATGAACATAAATGTTGTCCACAGTGAAATAAGAATAGAAGGTCTGGAGACACTTGACTATCTGGACAATCTTTGCCGAAGAGAACGTTTTACCGAACAAGGAGATGCCGTAACTTTTGAAGCTGAGGTAAATTCCCTTCAGTGTTTATTAGTAATTTAACATGCTAGAAGTTATATG
Above is a genomic segment from Juglans microcarpa x Juglans regia isolate MS1-56 chromosome 1D, Jm3101_v1.0, whole genome shotgun sequence containing:
- the LOC121268605 gene encoding putative glucose-6-phosphate 1-epimerase; its protein translation is MGHSAAIWDYRAAVEITKDWNGIDQAVLGNPQGASARVSLHGGQVTSWRNEHGEELLFTSSKAIFKPPKAMRGGIPICFPQFGSCGSLEQHGFARNKIWMVDDNPPPLHPNDSQGKAFIDLLLKPSEDDLKFWPHSFEFRLRVSLATNGDLMLISRIRNVNGKPFSFSFAYHTYLSVSDISEIRIEGLETLDYLDNLCRRERFTEQGDAVTFEAEVDRVYLGSPNVVAVLDHEKKRTYLIRKEGLPDAVVWNPWEKKSKSMVDFGDEEYKQMLCVDGAAIEKPITLKPGEEWTGRLQLSVVPSSFCSDQLHL